Proteins found in one Drosophila busckii strain San Diego stock center, stock number 13000-0081.31 chromosome 2R, ASM1175060v1, whole genome shotgun sequence genomic segment:
- the LOC108596198 gene encoding RNA polymerase-associated protein Rtf1, producing the protein MGKRRTHSLIGSNSSDSDSDSETNLESDLLSLARKRKKPANAGKTTNSKSDSDSDWANNKSGAPATKKKRQKKASRDSSSSEENWDDDSQDEAQAAAPPVEKRIEIEPKKPEVHSEQEEGEVSDSDSDNDKSKSKSSSSSDSGSSSDSSGSSSSSSDSEFDDGYDDDMMGDEEDRKHLNGLSEKERETEIFKRIEQRDIMRTRWEIERKLKLARRGERNEFRTKEERAKKKSKKEKRQKKAKHLPPPMQLPVHIELENSANERPQIRSPSPTPSAGCSSAMPPMSGMERSIDEQNASNVADYFDHKERSKERKKNVEANKTDDKRSNAMAMLKAKREGKQKREEEEAKRLAERDRDDDKEELESVSGCKSAVKLKASEIYSDDSGSSDWDEDEKPTGKRSRSASSKASSESEDEEKKTKSPVFITTREDLNKLRLSRFKMERFVNLPIFESTVVNSFVRISIGNNGQKPVYRVAEIVGVVETGKIYSLGTTRTNRGLRLKHGTQERVFRLEFISNQEFTETEFNKWYDICQQYHVQLPTMDMIETKANDIKKALNYEFKDEDVDKIVEEKNRFRNRPTNYAMKKTCLMKERDAAMLRGDYDIANDLSSQIDELESRANELDKRRSHSLNLISYINDRNRKRNVEDAEKAIMEEARANKGMKICDPFTRRITQPRMGFKSGTKKEEEEVLLAPLPPPPPGKKKPNETCTSSAAKPSDGKDYSLYSLHDFDIDLDVPLPVNSSNALPKPASKPTETVSKRSLNLEDYKKKRGLI; encoded by the exons ATGGGAAAACGGCGAACACATTCTCTGATAGGCTCGAACTCTAGTGATAGTGACAGCGACTCTGAAACCAACTTGGAATCG GACTTACTGTCTTTGGCGAGAAAACGCAAAAAGCCAGCAAATGcaggcaaaacaacaaattcaaagtcTGACTCAGACTCGGACtgggcaaacaacaaatcagGAGCGCCAGCTACGAAGAAAAAACGCCAAAAGAAGGCTAGCAGGGACTCAAGCTCATCTGAGGAAAACTGGGACGACGATAGTCAGGATGAAGCGCAAGCCGCAGCGCCACCTGTGGAAAAACGCATTGAGATCGAGCCTAAAAAGCCAGAGGTGCATAGCGAGCAAGAGGAGGGCGAGGTGTCCGACAGCGACTCGGACAATGATAAATCGAAGTCCAAGTCCAGCTCTTCATCTGACTCTGGCTCTAGCTCAGACAGTAGCGGCTCGTCGAGCTCCAGCTCCGACTCTGAGTTCGATGATGGTTACGACGATGATATGATGGGCGACGAGGAAGATCGCAAGCATCTAAACGGACTATCAGAGAAGGAGCGCGAAACAGAGATATTCAAGCGAATAGAACAACGAGATATTATGCGAACCAGATGGGAGATTGAGCGCAAATTGAAGCTAGCGCGTCGCGGCGAAAGAAACGAGTTCAGAACAAAAGAAGAACGTGCCAAAAAGAAGTCCAAGAAGGAGAAACGCCAGAAGAAGGCTAAGCACTTGCCACCGCCCATGCAGCTGCCTGTACATATCGAGTTGGAGAACAGCGCCAATGAGCGTCCGCAGATCAGAAGTCCGTCACCTACGCCATCAGCAGGCTGCTCCAGCGCAATGCCTCCTATGAGTGGCATGGAGAGAAGTATAGATGAGCAGAACGCCAGCAATGTGGCAGACTACTTTGATCACAAAGAGCGTTCTAAGGAGCGCAAGAAGAATGTGGAAGCGAACAAAACAGACGACAAACGTAGCAATGCTATGGCTATGCTTAAGGCCAAGCGCGAGGGCAAACAAAAACGAG AGGAGGAAGAAGCCAAGCGCTTAGCGGAGCGTGATCGCGACGACGACAAAGAGGAACTGGAGAGCGTTTCTGGCTGCAAGTCAGCAGTGAAACTGAAAGCCTCAGAGATTTACTCTGACGACTCTGGCAGCAGCGACTGGGATGAAGATGAGAAGCCAACGGGCAAACGCTCACGctctgccagcagcaaagccTCCAGTGAGTCCGAGGATGAGGAAAAGAAAACCAAGAGTCCTGTGTTTATAACCACACGAGAGGATCTCAACAAGCTGCGACTGTCGCGCTTCAAAATGGAACGATTTGTCAATCTACCCATCTTCGAGAGCACCGTAGTCAATTCCTTTGTGCGCATCAGCATTGGCAACAATGGCCAAAAGCCTGTGTATCGCGTAGCTGaaattgtgggcgtggtcgaGACAGGTAAAATCTATTCGCTGGGCACAACGCGCACAAATCGTGGTCTGCGTCTAAAGCATGGCACGCAGGAGCGCGTATTTCGCTTAGAGTTCATTTCAAATCAGGAGTTCACCGAAACAGAGTTTAACAAGTGGTACGACATTTGCCAGCAGTACCATGTGCAGTTGCCCACAATGGATATGATTGAGACTAAAGCGAATGATATTAAAAAGGCGCTCAACTATGAGTTCAAGGACGAGGATGTGGACAAGATTGTGGAAGAGAAGAATCGCTTCCGGAATCGACCCACCAACTATGCCATGAAGAAGACCTGCTTGATGAAAGAGCGCGATGCGGCGATGCTGCGCGGCGACTATGACATTGCCAACGATCTTAGCTCGCAGATTGATGAGCTAGAGAGTCGCGCTAATGAGCTGGACAAGCGACGCTCGCATAGCTTAAATCTCATCTCCTACATAAATGATCGAAATCGCAAACGCAATGTCGAGGATGCCGAGAAGGCCATTATGGAGGAGGCGCGTGCCAACAAGGGCATGAAGATTTGCGATCCCTTTACGCGTCGCATTACACAGCCCCGCATGGGCTTTAAAAGCGGCACAAAGAAGGAGGAGGAAGAAGTGCTGCTGGCGCCattgccgccaccgccgccaggCAAAAAGAAACCCAACGAGACGTGCACGTCCAGTGCAGCGAAACCAAGCGATGGCAAGGACTACAGTCTTTACTCGCTGCATGACTTTGATATAGATTTGGATGTGCCGCTGCCAG TCAATAGCAGCAATGCGCTGCCCAAGCCGGCCAGCAAGCCCACAGAAACGGTATCGAAGCGTTCACTAAATCTGGAGGATTACAAAAAGAAGCGCGGACTCATCTAG